A part of Neodiprion pinetum isolate iyNeoPine1 chromosome 4, iyNeoPine1.2, whole genome shotgun sequence genomic DNA contains:
- the LOC124216839 gene encoding uncharacterized protein, translated as MRKFSIAGWLLRLQTLIVIVSYPAAGQFDHISSPSVITDVFTVGLTKRQTPMHKVLFTQRGYIQFLRWELPVPEIEEFTFCLWVKSFNLTYAHSIFSYSKDESERLVRSWISPFGRSIHLEVGGVEIMAHPTRFEEHRWYHVCQSWDNQIGRYAVWIDGQKATEGQAIELAGRVIPSGGDIVVGQEYTDFDKGLEEGIEGAVVGFNLLLVSAFDRLKGFHNGRDSILSSSGYGIDAGSLNSNFAFKRSPEINHFRRTGGTGQTLTAKPAANRFIDYPKKIVNERREGAFESTLREYLGDQGGFGGTLVKTGDEQRPVLAVKIVHRSKRDTRQTMRRRTKRRGGKEPLGLQLMHLTYSHCEIGRGSPFIGGSKMLISWTRTPVKVFGGAIVKNAKSSCGNF; from the exons ATGCGAAAGTTTAGTATCGCCGGTTGGCTTCTGCGGTTGCAGACCTTGATCGTGATCGTCTCCTATCCAGCCGCGGGACAATTCGACCACATTTCCAGCCCGTCGGTAATCACCGACGTTTTCACGGTTGGCCTGACGAAGCGACAAACGCCTATGCACAAGGTGCTCTTCACCCAGAGGGGATACATACAG TTCTTACGCTGGGAGCTTCCGGTACCAGAAATCGAAGAATTTACCTTTTGTTTGTGGGTCAAGTCCTTCAACTTGACGTACGCTCATTCGATATTTTCGTACTCAA AGGACGAGTCAGAGCGGCTGGTGCGTTCTTGGATATCGCCGTTTGGTCGCAGCATCCACCTCGAGGTCGGGGGAGTCGAGATAATGGCGCATCCCACCCGCTTCGAGGAGCACCGATGGTACCACGTCTGTCAGAGCTGGGATAACCAGATCGGACGGTACGCGGTCTGGATCGATGGGCAGAAGGCGACCGAGGGCCAAGCCATTGAG CTGGCCGGCCGTGTGATACCCAGCGGCGGTGACATAGTCGTGGGTCAGGAGTACACCGACTTCGACAAGGGACTGGAAGAGGGAATCGAGGGCGCGGTGGTGGGCTTCAATCTTCTCCTGGTCTCGGCTTTCGACAGACTGAAGGGTTTTCACAACGGGCGAGACTCGATCCTGTCGTCTTCGGGTTATGGGATTGACGCAGGATCGTTGAACTCGAATTTCGCATTCAAGAGAAGTCCGGAAATCAATCACTTCCGGAGGACCGGAGGAACCGGTCAGACGCTGACCGCAAAACCGGCGGCAAACCGGTTTATCGACTATCCGAAGAAAATCGTCAACGAAAGACGCGAGGGGGCTTTCGAAAGCACTTTGAGGGAGTATCTCGGAGATCAGGGAGGGTTTGGTGGGACCCTCGTGAAGACGGGCGACGAGCAACGGCCAGTTCTGGCAGTGAAAATTGTTCACAGGAGTAAAAGGGACACGAGGCAAACGATGCGGAGACGAACAAAGCGACGTGGAGGAAAAGAGCCTCTCGGCTTACAGCTGATGCACTTGACTTATAGTCACTGCGAGATCGGCAGAGGTAGTCCCTTCATCGGAGGATCAAAGATGTTGATATCCTGGACCAGGACACCGGTCAAGGTTTTCGGAGGCGCGATTGTGAAAAACGCGAAGAGCTCCTGCGGGAACTTTTAA